Within the Proteiniborus ethanoligenes genome, the region ATAATGCATCCCCAGCTTCATTTACATAAATATCTCTTACAGCTAAATCTCCAATGGAGACTATACCCACAATTTCATTGTTTTCTACAACTGGCAGTCTACGAATTTGATGTTTAGCCATAAGCCTTGCAGCCTCATGAACTCCTGTGTCAGGAGACACGAAAACAGGATTACTTGACATCACTTGCCTTACAGGAGTACTACTGTTAATTTCCGAGGTAAGACCTCTGATAACCATGTCTCTATCA harbors:
- a CDS encoding CBS domain-containing protein; translated protein: MKEIMTTRVQTVSESCTMKEAAEHMKSLDVGSLPVCNNSNKLVGVVTDRDMVIRGLTSEINSSTPVRQVMSSNPVFVSPDTGVHEAARLMAKHQIRRLPVVENNEIVGIVSIGDLAVRDIYVNEAGDALSSISESNNSMM